A genomic segment from Mastomys coucha isolate ucsf_1 unplaced genomic scaffold, UCSF_Mcou_1 pScaffold7, whole genome shotgun sequence encodes:
- the LOC116082214 gene encoding prolactin-4A1, with translation MHLSLTQQWSSCTVLLLLVSNLLLWESTASAMKAKTLNVYDYTTFGDTWNQAIKVSQSMNHEISQLSTHFKVFYAQGRGFEQRTTRCHTSSLSCPENKEQARKIQLEVLLGLAHSLLQAWVDPLYHLWVEMCDRLGSTPPTLYKALKVKTLNRNLLEAIKKIALKGNFEINENANYTAWSELGFLQSPNRNTRYFAFHNLFHCLKRDSHYVEMYLKLLKCQLIQSNC, from the exons ATGCATCTGTCTTTGACTCAGCAATGGTCCTCCT GCACAGTGCTCTTGCTGCTAGTGTCCAACCTGCTTCTGTGGGAGAGCACAGCTTCTGCTATGAAAGCTAAAACGTTGAATGTCTACGACTACACAACCTTTGGGGACACATGGAATCAGGCAATCAAGGTATCCCAGAGCATGAATCACGAAATTTCACAACTGTCCACTCACTTT AAAGTATTTTATGCCCAAGGCCGAGGATTTGAACAGAGGACCACCAGATGCCACACTTCTTCCCTCTCTTGTCCAGAAAATAAGGAGCAAGCCCGAAAGATCCAA CTGGAAGTACTGCTGGGGTTGGCACACAGCCTATTGCAAGCCTGGGTCGATCCTCTGTACCATCTGTGGGTTGAAATGTGTGACAGGCTGGGATCCACTCCTCCTACTCTCTACAAAGCCTTGAAGGTTAAGACCTTAAACAGAAATCTTCTGGAGGCCATAAAGAAGATTGCCCTCAAG GGTAATTTTGAAATCAACGAAAATGCAAACTATACTGCCTGGTCGGAATTGGGATTCTTGCAGTCACCCAATAGAAACACTAGATACTTTGCTTTTCATAACCTGTTTCACTGCCTGAAAAGAGACTCACATTACGTGGAAATGTATCTGAAGCTTCTGAAGTGCCAACTGATCCAAAGCAACTGCTAA